Genomic DNA from Chlorocebus sabaeus isolate Y175 chromosome 6, mChlSab1.0.hap1, whole genome shotgun sequence:
ccagcactttgggaggccgagacaggcagatcacgaggtcagaagatcgagaccatcctggctaacatggtgaaaccttgtctctactaaaaaatacaaaaaaactagccgggcgaggtggcaggcgcctgtagtcccagctactcaggaggctgaggcaggagaatggcataaacccggaggcggagcttgcagtgagccgagatcacaccactgcactccagcctgggcaactgagcgagactctgtctcaagaaaaaaaaaaaaatcattattctgagtgaaagaagctagacacaaaataTGATACActatatgattacatttatatgaaattctagaacaggcaaaattAATCAATGTTGCCTGGTTGCTGGGATGGGAGAGGGGAGTAGGTATAGAAACAGATtggggtcaggtgcggtggctcacctgtaatcccagcactttgggaggacaaggtgggcagatcacttgaggtcaggagttcgagaccagcctggccaacatggtgaaaccctgtctctactaaaaatacaaaaattagccaggcacggttgcaggtgcctataatcccagctacttgggaggctgaggcaggagaatcacttgaaccccagagatggaggttgcagtgagccaagatcacaccactgcactccagcctgagtgacagagcaagactctatctcaaaaaaaaaaaaaaaaaaatttagatggaTGTgttggtgagcgcctgtaattccagctactctggaggctgaggcaggaagcttgcttgaacccaggaggcagaggttgcagtgagctgagatcacaccactgcactgcagtctgagcaaaagagtgagactccatctcaaaaacaaaaacagaaacaaaacagattGGGAAGAAGCATAAAAGAACTTTCTCGGGTGATGGAAATTTTCCTTAACTTTACAGGAGTGAGGATTACATGAGTGTATGCATTTGCCAAAACCCATTGAATTGTAATGCCACACTGTGCATACCTCAATAAAAACTTTACCTCAATTTAAAAACCACACACAGCATTTACAAACATGAACCTGTTATTGAGGTACGAAGCAAGTCTCAACACATTTCCAGGTTGGAATATATAGAGTATGTTGTCTGACCACAATGTAATTAAGCTAGAAATCATAATAACCAGAAAATCTTCATGTGTTTTCAAAATGGTCTTAGGGAGTGcaagtgcaggtttcttacagGGATATGTTGTGTGGTGGCAAACTCTGGGCTTTTTACTgtatccatcacccaagtagtgtgcACTGTACCCAATAGGTCATTTTTCCTCCTTCACCTCACCCCCCTCTCATGCTTCCACCTTCTGGAGTCTCCGGTGTCTATTATTTCACTCTATGCCTGTTTGtacccactgtttagctcccatttataagacagaacatgtggtatttgactggctgtttctgagttatctcatctgccaccacacccggttaatgttttgtgtttttaatagaaatagggtttcaccatgttggccaggctagtcttgaactcctgacctcaggtgatccactcgcctctccctcccaaagtgctaggattacaggcgtgaaccactgcacctggccaagatatGCATATCTAATGCGCAGAAATTTCACTCCTGAGTATACGCACTAAAGAAACccatgcaggccaggcgcagtggctcacacctgtaatccagcactttgggaggccgaggcgggtggatcacgaggtcaggagatcgtgaccatcctgactaacacagtgaaaccccgtctctactaaaaaaatgcaaaacaattagctgcgcgtggtggcgggcgcctgtggtcccagctactcgggaggctgaggcaggagaatggtgtgaactcaggaggcggagcttgcagtgagcagagatcgagccacggcactctagcccgggcaactgagcgagactctgtctcaaaaaaaaaaaaaaaaaaaaaaaaccttatgcATATCTgcaatatatatgatatatatagtgATTTAGACTCTATATATGTGCGTCTATATATATGTGTtcatggaaacattttttttataACAGCATCTAACTGGAAACAACCAACCCAACAGACAAAACTAGTAAATTGGAGAAGTAATTTGTGACATATTCATAACAATaaatattcagtcataaaaaggaataaaatactgaacatggatgaactttggaAACAtgaggctaagtgaaataattcagccACAAAGGGCTGAAATATTCCATTCGATGTTTTGTGGCTGAATTatgcttccatttatatgaaatacagAATAGGtgaatctatagagacagaaagcagattagtaaTTGCCAGAAGCTGGGGATcggggggagtggggagtgatCGCTAATGTGTACAAGGCTTCCTTTTGGGGTAATAAAAATGTCCTGGATTAATAGTGGTGGTGGTTGTACATcgtgaatgtactaaatgtcactaactgtaaattttatattttatgtacttaaccacaataaaaaagaatgaaaatatgttttcataacACTATTAACCTATTTATACAATTTCTACACATAGAAATCTAAACCTaacccactttgggaggccatggcgggcagatcacctgaggtcaggagttcgagaccaacccggctaacatggcaaaactctgtcactactaaaaaaacaaaaattagccaggcctcgtggcacatgcctgtaatcccagctactcaaaaggctgaggcaggagaattacttgaacccaggaagtggaggttgcagtgagctgagatggcgccactgcactccagcctgggcaacagagtaagacttcatctcaaaaaaaaaaaaaaaaagaaattcacaggGACCAGGCACtgcagcactttggaggctgaggcaacaggattgcttgaggccaggagtttgagaccagactgggcaatatagcgagactctatctctacaaaaaaaagtttttaattagctgggtgtggtaatgtGCACCTATAgcctcaactactcaggagactgaggcacaacagttgcttgagcccaggagttcttggctgcagtgagctatgatcacaccagcctgggtgacagagcaagaccctgtctctaaaagaaaaaacattcataAGACCTCAGGGGATGAGTGGACAGTTCATATGACCTTAGTGAATGGACGGATAGATCGTTTTACTCATCTTAGGTTTACCTGGATAGACATGAACTTGATCAGTAATTGTGCCTCAGATGGTTCTACAAGCAGCCTGGAGGGGTTGGCCTATAATAACAAAATGGTGACACCTGGGCCCCTGCAACACTCCTTGCTCTGAGGAAAAGACAGACAGTTCAGGTCAACTCCATAGGATGATGTCAGACCTCAGTTAGTTGGATAGAAACATGTCCAATCGCAGGGAGCAGGCGGGAGGCCCCAGTGGTAGGAAGGGCAGGCCTCTCTCTCTGTGTTATATGGACAACTAGTCCAAACGACTTTTCATGATTATCTAGGCAATGTTTTATAAAGGTCAGGTAGGAGACTGGCAAGGCGTGTTTTCTGGTCACGACCCTGCTGACCAAAACAAGTTCAGAcaggataaaattttaaaaaaggaaaaaaaaaaaaaaaaccagcaggaATGACCAGATGAAGACAAAAGTGATCCCTATCTGCTCTCATTGCTCATTGGTATAGAACACCctcaccagtgccatgacagtttataaatgccatggcaatgaccCCGAAGTTACttcccctttccatggcaatgaccccgAAGTTACttcccctttccatggcaatgacccagaAGTTAACTCCCCTTTCCATGGCAGTGACCCGGAAGTTACTGCTCCTTTACTGCTCTTTTCCTAGAAAGTTCTAAAtaaaccgggcgcggtggctcaagcctgtaatcccagcactttgggaggccgagacgggcggatcacgaggtcaggagatcgagaccatcctggctaacacggtgaaaccccgtctctactaaaaaatacaaaaaaaaactagccgggcgtggtggcggcacctgtagtcccagctactcgggaggctgaggcaggagaatggcgtaaacccgggaggcggagcttgcagtgagctgagatccggccactgcactccagcctgggcgacagagccagactccgtctcaaaaaaaaaaaaaaaaaaaaaaaagaaagttctaaaTAAACGACCCCTCAATTTGCATTGGTGCATTACTCaatttgcatgtaattgaaaGTGGATTTACATGAGTATAAATATAGTTGCCAAGAGCCCATAGATGGCtgactctgggcacactgcctatgagTTAGCCCTGCTTCGCAAGGAACAGCACCACTCCTAAGACTGCTGTCTCACACCACCAGCTCACCCTTGAATcctttcctgggtgaagccaagaaccctcccaggctAAACCCCAATTTCAGGGCTAAACTGTCCTGCAATGAAGTGACAGTCTTTTGTGATCTACATACAAAGAGTCTTAACTCCAAAATGAAGATCTCAGTCACCAAATTCAGATTCTAGACTTTGAGCTTCATCTTCCTGGAAATCAGACTGGTGGTCCAAACTCTAGACATCAGACCAGTCTTTGGCCTCTAGAACCAAGACTTCCATTTCTGGATTCCATTTTCCAGGTTTCAGTTtaatcaaaaggaaataaattacgCCTGCAGGCCAAATCCAGCTGCTGTGTCTTTTTGTAAATAACATTTGGTTGGAACATAGATTAATTCCTTCACGTGTTGTCTATGACTGCTCTTATGCTGGGACAGCAGAAACGAGCAATTACAGCACAGACTgtctggcccacaaagcctaacaTAATTACTTTCTGAACTTTTACAGAAATAGTTTACTGATGTCTGGTCTAAATTCCAGATGCTTCACTCCAAACCCCAAAATCCCAGAATTCAGATTCGAAGCTCTAGATTCCACAGCACAAACTGGAGATTCTGAAGGTTGACTCCAGACCACAGACCCAGGCTCCAAACTCCACTCCTCTGCTCTAGATTCCCAACTCCAGAACCCTGACAAGACCCCAACCACCCTCCAGAGACCCAGAGATCTCTCCAGTGAGAGATCTactgaaagaaacaggaaagagtGATGGAGAGAGTGTCAACCACTGGGAGACAGAtagagtgagagtgtgtgtgtgttagttgTCTGTCTCCATGGCAGATGGAAACAGTCAGACAGGCAGTACCCCGATCGAGAAGCTCAACTGAGAAACACAGTGATAGAAATAGTTTGTGGCCATCCGTTCATTCTCATTTACTCAGTAAGTACTTATCacgtacctactatgtgccaggcactgttttaggggCTTTGGATAAACCAGTGAACAAAACTGGCAAAGATCCTTGTCCTTGTTGTAGCTGAGAGatacaaacaatagaaaataaacccaataaaataaatcacaaattagatatacatttatatgtgttaATATAATATTGTAAATTCGTACAAATCGTATACAATAAGTTAAATAATAAGGAAGATTGGGGAGAGGGAAGTTTACAGTATTAAAGCAGTGACAGATGTTCCATAAACTGGTGAGTAGACAAATAAACTGtggtgtatccatacaatggaatcctATTCAGCTGTGAAAATGGAATAAACCACTGATAGCTGTGAACCCATATGTACATGAACCTCACGCTGCCGGCTGTGCCAAATAAATCAAGTCCTTTGTCTACTCTAAAGCCAGTCCTTGCTTCTTCATGCCAATCCTGAGCGCATCCCCCATGTCATCTTGCATGGTGTGCAGTTTCCTCCTGCTCTAGGCTGTGAATCTCTGTGGCTAAGAAACTGTTGATCTCATATCTCCAGTGCTATGTGTGGGGTGTTCAACCATCTTCATAACCCCAGGGTGGGAATTCCTCCCTCACCAATGGTGTGAAAAGAAGGCAAATAAAACAATGATTGAATGCTCTTTGAGTTCAGTGTCATTCCTCAATTTTCCCCTATTTCTGGATTCTTCTTTGTAGGGATAGCTCCATAGATCACCTGATCACAAGACCAAACCAAATCCCCAGGGGGGTTTCCTtatcctctccctttccctcaccCCCTGTACAGTAAAAGGTTGACGCAGCAGCCCTGCACTGCTCAAAACCTGTACATTCCAAGTAAAGGGCTCATCCTTGAATAACTCCTGGGAGATGATATTTGATTCCTTGGACTGTTCTGCCCAAGTGCCTTGGTATACTTGGGGCCTTAGGCCATGCCAgacgcttcatgctaaaaatgggATTTGTGATGCATGCCTGTTTTTGTACATCTGGGACTCTGGGCCGTGCTGTATCTGTTTGAACTCTAGAGAACCTCAGGTCTGAGGACTTAAGGTCAGTTATTCAAGTACTCCATACTCATCCTACAGACCCCCAGTAAAACCCTGGACACTAAGGATCAGGTGAGCTTCCTTAGTTGGGATTACTTCATACATATTATCATGTATCCTTGCAGGGAGAATGATGTGTTGTCCATAAGACTCTACTTGGAGAGAATAACTGTCAGATATGCCCTCCATCCAAAGGGAAAGGCCCCTACCTAGCTAGTTCCTTTATCAGCTGGATCAGCTACACTCCACAAGGTCCTCAGCCTAATAGGTTTCACTTCCTGACAGTCTGAAAACTTAGCAAAGCCAAGTTGCTCATCTTCGTAACTACaagttttcctctgttttctccaCACTATAATCTATACGTCTGTTTTATTTGCTGATTTCAATATGTATCCTATCGATGTAACAAACCATAATAAACCACAGCATGATGGCTTTCTCTATTTCTGGAAGTCCTGCTAGGAAATCATCGAATCTGGCGGTGGTTGGGGAACCTGAACACACCTCCTGTAATTAATCAGCTTCCAGTTTTTCCCCTTAGTCCCTCCTTCAACAACATAGGAGGACCCTCCCCTTCTTTCTGCTCACGGTCTTCTCTAGGCTTCCCAGTGCCCCCAGGACAGAGTGGGCTATGTTTTCAGTGTCATCCTTGCTGTGCACGTGCCTCGTGCGTTGTGCCTCCAGCTTATGTTCAGTGATCCGTAGAGAGTGTCCACCTTGTGTCACTGTCCGCTCTTCCAGGGTGGGCCCCACCCCTCCCGTCTCTGCACACCACAAACAACATGGTTGTGTGTGTCCTCACTGAAACTGAGTGAGAAGTCTCCAGACACAGCCAGTGTTCCGAAGGAGAGGATGAAATTACACGAATTTCAGAAACACTGGCATACACCTGTGTCTGCCCATTCCTTTTCCTAGCGGCCCTGGAATCCACACCAGAGAGCACAGGTCAGTAGGACTCAGGAGGCTCAAGCTTTGGCCAGGTGAGTTCCAAGCTTCAGGTGTCCAGCATCCAGAAAGGCCAAGTAATGCCAGAACGTGAGGTGGATTTAAATCTACTAGAGGTAGGAGTGGGACGGGGGGCACTCAGGGGTTGGCTGCGATCGTGTCCTTGATCCACTTCCGGTAATGCACCACCTTGGTATACACAGCAGGCTTTTCAGGCAGGGCACAAGACTCAGGGCCCCATGACGTGATACCCTGAAGCACACCATTACAGACAAGTGGACCCCCAGAATCACCCTAAGGGTAAAGGGGgagagagacagtgagaaagATTGGCCCCAATATCTGCCTAGGCAACTCCGTCTCTCAGAACTGTGCAGGTAGGTGACTGAGAGCAATTCCCAGCTCTCACGAACAGAGAGAAACGTCTCCAGAACCCACTCCCACAAGAGTATGGGCGGAGAGTCCAACAGAGGGAACAAGGCTCCAGTCCTGGTCTATGGGGAAGGGACTTCAGGGTCCAGCTCCTGCACAGGGGGCAGGGTCCAGGAGGACAGTCCCTGCAGACAGGTCagtgggaggaggagctggaCCATCTGCAGGTGCATCACAGAGGTCACCTCTCCAGGACTACTCTCTGACTAGATGTCCCCTCTCCAGGGCATCTGGGAGCCATGGAGGGCCACAGGCAGGGCTGGCCATGGTCAGTTCAGTGATCACAATGACCCACTGGGGGCCAGGTGGAGAATGGAGTGGAGGGGAGAGACTGAGGGCCAGGAGACTGTGAGGGAGGCTGGGTGAGGGCCCAAGTGGGGACAAGGCCTGGAGCCACCTCAggtcatcctcatcatcacttCCCCAACACCCCGGCTGCCCTCCCCCCCTGCAGTCTGATCCCACAGGGAGGCCAGCAGCAGCCTCTGGACACCTGAGCCAGGCCCTTTCCCGCTTCTGTCCAGCACCATCCATAGCTCCTGACTCCTCTGAGGAAAAGCAGTGTCCTCCTGTGGCCCAGGTGAGGCCCTCCGGAAGGGGCCCTCTCTTCCCCATGTGAGGCCATCTCGCGCCCTGCCCCTTGTCTCTCGCTCCAGCCATGTAGACCCCTCGCTACTCCTCACACCCTCCAGGCCCCTCCTCCCAGGCCTGAGCAGGTGCTGCTCCCTCTGCTCCCCCAGGTGCCGCAGGGCTCTCCCCTTCCCTGCGGCAGGTGTTTGCTCACTCCTACCTTCTGCAGGATGTCCCCTCGCAGTCAcactccccacccctcctccctgccccagagCCCGATCACTTCCTGATACCCTCCAGCATTTCCGCGTTGTGGTCCCCATTCCTGCCTGTGCCCCTCACCAGCATGGGGGTGCTCTGTCTGTTCACTGCTGCTTCCCAGGGTCTATGACAACGCTGGTCACGCAGCAGGTGCCCAGTAGGCATGTGCCCAACACCGGAATGGGTGGATTATGCTGTGAGAATCGCCTGTCGCGTTGAGGGAGtcagggaagggggaggagggtgGCAGATGAGGCATGGGGAGGGGGCGTGGCTACAGCTGGGCACCAGGGGAGGCAGATGTCTGGTTGGTTTTCAGATCCCAGCCCAGAATTAGGGTCTCCActcacctttcccctccagacgttGGGAGTAAGGATGACTCACCCCACAAGTGTCTTTACCACCTGTCCAGAGCCCAGCACACAACATGAACGCTGTCACCTTCTCAGAGTAAGCTCCAGCACACATGTCGTTGGacaggagatggaggctcacaCACTGAAGACTCTTTGGGCGCAGGACTATGGGTCAGAGCAAAAACTGGGCTGTGGCCGGACCCCCCCTGGTTCTTTGGCCCCACTTCCCTCAGACCCAGGCATCTGGGCTCCCAGCTACACTGTCTGGCCCAGGCGTACACTCCTTTGGTTGGATGCTGCCCCAGCCTGAGGCATAGCAGGTGGTCCCAGGTGCTGGCTCCTGGGTGGGCAGGCCCAGGACCTTCACAGCGTCTGTGATCTTGGCAGGCTCCGACAGGCGGAGCAGCATGAGGTCGTGGCTGGAGTCTTCATCCGGTCTAAGGCTTCGACGCTTCAGAAGGCTCATATTGTAGAGCGGGTGTGGGAAGCTGTGGCTGACAGGGACCCTCTGGCCTGTGTCTTCAGGCTCAAACAGGTTGTGCCAGCCCAGCCAGACCTGGCTATTCCTGGGGAGGAAAGGGGTGGATGCATGAGGAgagaaaaaatggggaaaggtaGATGGGGCAGGGGAGGATAAGGGAGACTccaaaggggagaaaaagaaacagtgagAAAAACAGGGGTGGGGGAGACAAGTCATGGTGAAATACAGACAGTGAATTAGAGAACAGGAGTGTGGTTGTGTGAGAGGCAGACACAGAAACTGAGAGAGACGAAGTGGAGAAGAGAGAGCACAAAAAGGCACAGGAATGACAAAAGCAGAGGGGAGAACAGTGAGGATTAGGATGGGcaaagaagagacagagacagtgagAAACAGACACGGGCAAGAGGAAGGGACAAGGAACAGAACCAGGAAGGGAGTgagaaatggacaaatgagaaaaGGACGCGGGAAgtcagagagagaatgagaaacagCGGAGAGGAAGCCGGGGTGATACAGTgtgggagagaaaaaggagggaggccagggaggcaTCTGAAGGGGGTGGGgtagcaggaggaggaggagaggcgtGAGGGTGGCTCACCTGAAGCTGGGGCTCAGGGCTGCAGCCTCCCTTCTTTCTCCAGCTCCTTTCCCCTCCTTtcgcttttgtttttctttgtttttgttattgtttgtttgtttctgagatggaattttgctctgtcaccagttggagtgcagtggcacaatcaaggctcactgcaacctccgcctcccaggttcaagcaattctcttgtcccagcttccctagtaactgggattgcaggcatgcaccaccacgcctggttactttttgtatttttagtagagatggggtttcgccatgttggcctggctggtctcgaactcctgacctcaggtgatccacccatcttggcctatcaaagtgctgggattacaggcatgggccactgcgctcagccaccttccccctcctttcttgtttttccttctctttcctccctcaaTTGCGCACCCAGCTGCGGCTGAAACCAACCTTCCCTGTGTCTCCCCAGGGTGGAGGGTTGTCCTGGAGAGAGTGCTGTGCAGTGACAGgcaccccctcacacacacacacacacacacacacacacacacacactgagctTAAAGCCCTTCCTTTTTCGGGGTGCTCCCCACCCACTGTCACAGGCCCATCTGGGTGTGTTCAGTAGTGATGACGAAGGGCTGAGGCAGAGACCCAGGAGAAAGACAGGCAAAGAGATGGAGGGTGAGACACAAGGAGACAGAGATGGCCGCAGAAAGacccagagacacacagagatggGGGAGACACCAAGACAGGGAgacagaaaaagggaaggagatagagaccaaaACACATACAGACACAACCATACAGACACAACCAGAGCCAGACACCAAGAGACACAGTGAGatcagacacagagagagacacaggcaGCCATGGGGAGAGTggtccagccccagccctgcctcccagtGCAACCTGGGCCAGgactttccctctctcctttactCTTAAGTCTCACCTAAGAAGTGACCCTGGGGGAAGTATCCAGCTGTTATTCCTGTGGGACACAGACATTCCCTCCCTAGTTCCCAGGATCCTACTTACTTCTTTAGGCAATGGGCAGCTGTGAGCACCCACTGGGGGTACACCAGGACACCCCCACAGTGTGCCCATCCATGACTGTACACAGCCGCCTGCCAGGGTTGGGAATGCTTCTCGCACTCCCAGCCTCCCACAATCCGAGACTGGATGAGGGGCACTGCACCTGCAGAGGGGGTGCTGGGTCAGGGGGATCAGACCCAGAAGAATTGGATAGGGGAGGGAGCTGAGCTGTGGGTTTGAAGAGATATGGGGGCAGAGGACGAGGACTGGGAGTCCAGGACACAAGCAAGGGGTCCCGGGAGGGCTGGGAATTCTGTAGCTATTCCCTGGGTTGGCAGGTTGGTGGCTGGACCAGGTAGGGAGACTTCACGCTCTGAGAGCAGAGCTGACCCGAAATCAGAGTAGGGGACATGGGACAGCATCTGGAGCAGGCATCGGGTTGGGGGTTGGGTCATTTGGAGTGATTTGGGGTCTTACACTGGGAGAAGGGAAACTGTGGTGGAAGCTGTGGGTTCTAAGAAAATAAGGGGTTCCAGAAACCAGGGATAAGTGCCCAGTGGAGAGGTTTAGTTGCTGGGAGAGGAAGGTTTGGGACGGTTTACCATGTCCAAGTTTAAGCAAACCGTTCTGTCTGGGTTGTTTCtcgctttgttttgttttgtttttgaggttttgAAAAGGGTGCAGATTTAGGGCATCAGAGAACTGGCTGTTGTGGTTGGGGATGTGGTTGGGGGTGCTCCTATTTTTCCCATGGAAAAGGCTGGCCATTGAATGAAGAGCCTGGGGCAAAGAGTCAGGGAAGGAGCAGTTTTCAGAGCCCCAGTGCCagactgggggtgggggcagcatTTGTTGTCTTAGGCCAGATAGCCTTGGGGGAAGAAGGAAGTGTCCGGTGGAATCCGGTGGAATCTCGGTTTCCTGGGACAAGGCTGGGAAGCCAGGTGTCAAGGTCCAGGGCACAGGGTTCAATGCTCACAGCTGAACGGGACAAGTCAGTAGACTGTGGTAGGACTGAGGGGCTCAGGAGGCAGCCCGATGATAGGGTCCAAGGAACCAATGGCATGGAGAGAGGTCCTTGAAAGGTTTTGAGCCCCATAAAGAGAAACACAGAGATGCCCAGAACTTGCTCTTTAGTAAAGCGGCTGGGAGCAGGGATTTGGCTGGGCAATGGGAAGAAAGGTCTGAGG
This window encodes:
- the KLK2 gene encoding kallikrein-2 isoform X5; translated protein: MWVLVLFIALSVGCTGAVPLIQSRIVGGWECEKHSQPWQAAVYSHGWAHCGGVLVYPQWVLTAAHCLKKNSQVWLGWHNLFEPEDTGQRVPVSHSFPHPLYNMSLLKRRSLRPDEDSSHDLMLLRLSEPAKITDAVKVLGLPTQEPAPGTTCYASGWGSIQPKEFLRPKSLQCVSLHLLSNDMCAGAYSEKVTAFMLCAGLWTGGKDTCGGDSGGPLVCNGVLQGITSWGPESCALPEKPAVYTKVVHYRKWIKDTIAANP
- the KLK2 gene encoding kallikrein-2 isoform X2 — its product is MGTLWGCPGVPPVGAHSCPLPKEVSRILGTREGMSVSHRNNSWILPPGSLLRNSQVWLGWHNLFEPEDTGQRVPVSHSFPHPLYNMSLLKRRSLRPDEDSSHDLMLLRLSEPAKITDAVKVLGLPTQEPAPGTTCYASGWGSIQPKEFLRPKSLQCVSLHLLSNDMCAGAYSEKVTAFMLCAGLWTGGKDTCGGDSGGPLVCNGVLQGITSWGPESCALPEKPAVYTKVVHYRKWIKDTIAANP
- the KLK2 gene encoding kallikrein-2 isoform X1; protein product: MPPWPPSFFSPTLYHPGFLSAVSHSLSDFPRPFLICPFLTPFLVLFLVPSSCPCLFLTVSVSSLPILILTVLPSAFVIPVPFCALSSPLRLSQFLCLPLTQPHSCSLIHCLYFTMTCLPHPCFSHCFFFSPLESPLSSPAPSTFPHFFSPHASTPFLPRNSQVWLGWHNLFEPEDTGQRVPVSHSFPHPLYNMSLLKRRSLRPDEDSSHDLMLLRLSEPAKITDAVKVLGLPTQEPAPGTTCYASGWGSIQPKEFLRPKSLQCVSLHLLSNDMCAGAYSEKVTAFMLCAGLWTGGKDTCGGDSGGPLVCNGVLQGITSWGPESCALPEKPAVYTKVVHYRKWIKDTIAANP
- the KLK2 gene encoding kallikrein-2 isoform X6, with protein sequence MSLLKRRSLRPDEDSSHDLMLLRLSEPAKITDAVKVLGLPTQEPAPGTTCYASGWGSIQPKEFLRPKSLQCVSLHLLSNDMCAGAYSEKVTAFMLCAGLWTGGKDTCGGDSGGPLVCNGVLQGITSWGPESCALPEKPAVYTKVVHYRKWIKDTIAANP
- the KLK2 gene encoding kallikrein-2 isoform X4; translation: MWVLVLFIALSVGCTGAVPLIQSRIVGGWECEKHSQPWQAAVYSHGWAHCGGVLVYPQWVLTAAHCLKKPDEDSSHDLMLLRLSEPAKITDAVKVLGLPTQEPAPGTTCYASGWGSIQPKEFLRPKSLQCVSLHLLSNDMCAGAYSEKVTAFMLCAGLWTGGKDTCGGDSGGPLVCNGVLQGITSWGPESCALPEKPAVYTKVVHYRKWIKDTIAANP
- the KLK2 gene encoding kallikrein-2 isoform X3, which encodes MWVLVLFIALSVGCTGAVPLIQSRIVGGWECEKHSQPWQAAVYSHGWAHCGGVLVYPQWVLTAAHCLKKNSQVWLGWHNLFEPEDTGQRVPVSHSFPHPLYNMSLLKRRSLRPDEDSSHDLMLLRLSEPAKITDAVKVLGLPTQEPAPGTTCYASGWGSIQPKEFLRPKSLQCVSLHLLSNDMCAGAYSEKVTAFMLCAGLWTGGKDTCGVSHPYSQRLEGKG